The following nucleotide sequence is from Aneurinibacillus soli.
ACAGTCGAAAATTCAGAATCCGGATTCTCCTGTTCACCCACGACTGCGACCTGTGAAAACCCGAACTCGGCCAGTCCACGCCGCACCAGCTTGTTCGCTGTACCGTGAAGCGGAGTAAATACAATGCGCACTTGATCACCCATCTGACGTATCAACTCCGGATTGAGGCAAAGCGTACGAAGTTCTTCGATGTATGCTTCATCCACTTCTTTCCCAATCATCGTCAGAAGCCCTGACCGCTTCAATTCTTCCTCATCAACCACTTCAATAAGCAGTTCATTTTCGACTTTTCCCACGTATCCGATCACTTCGTCTGCAAGAGCAGGCGGAAGCTGTCCGCCATCCGGTCCATATACTTTGTATCCGTTATATTCCGGTGGATTGTGACTTGCTGTAATCACAATCCCAGCATATGCTCCCAGATAACGCACGGCAAAAGAAAGCGCCGGTGTCGGACGTAGCTCATCAAATAAATACACACGAATACCATGACGACCAAGCGTGCGTGCAGCTTCACGAGCAAATTCATTTGACTTTCGACGCACGTCATACGCAATTGCGACGCCGCGCTTTTTCGCTTCTTCACCCTGCGCTTCAATCCAGCAAGCCAATCCTTCTGTCGCCTTGCGAACCGTATAGATGTTCATCCGATTCGTTCCCGGCCCGATCTCTCCACGCAGACCGCCTGTGCCGAATTCCAGATCACGATAAAACCATTCTTCCAGCCTGCGCTCATCATGCATAGCTTCACGAAGTTCGCGTTTGATTTCTTCATCCAGTTGTATGTAATCTGCCCAGCGCGTATACGCTTGTTTCCATGTCATCTCTGTCGCTCCTTCCCTCATCTTACTCTAAGTTAGATCGACAAACTCTTGCTCAACTCATACATCTCGTTATCTGTTTTGAGCACTCCATTAAATACATCATCAAATGTAACGGCAACAATACGGTTCTGCTGAATGCCAACCATCCTGCCCGCTTCGCCTTTCTGTAACAAATCCACAGCTCTCGCTCCAAAACGACTGCCAAGCATCCGATCATACGCACTGGGAGAACCGCCGCGCTGCACATGTCCGAGCACCGTAACGCGCGTGTCGAATCCGGTAGCTTCTTTAATCTGATCTCCAATGACAGAAGCCGAGCAAACACCTTCCGATACGATAATAATGCTGTGCTTCTTACCGCGTCTATGTCCGTCCATCAGGCGCTGAATGACTTCATCCATCTCATGCTCAATCTCTGGAATAAGGATCGATTCTGCCCCACCACTGAGTCCAGCCCACAGTGCAATATCACCACGATGACGCCCCATAACTTCTACTACATATGTACGTTCATGCGAGGTGGCTGTATCCCGGATTTTATCAATCGCTTCAATAACCGTATTCACCGCCGTATCAAATCCAAGCGTCATTTCTGTGCCCGGGATGTCATTGTCAATCGTACCAGGGATACCAATTGTCGGAAACCCTTTCTCGGTTAGTTTATGCGCGCCACGAAACGAGCCATCCCCTCCGATAACAACCAGGCCCTCAATTTCGTTTGCCTTCAGTTGTTCAATCGCTTTCTGCTGGCCAGCATCCGTCCTGAATTCATCACAGCGACTTGTATACAGAATGGTCCCGCCGCGCTGAATAATGTCACCAACACTTCCCGCATTCATCAACGCGAGCTGTCCATCCAGCAGACCCGCGTATCCGTGATACACTCCATACACTTCCATGTCGCAGGCAATCCCACGCCGCACAACAGCACGCACAGCCGCATTCATCCCTGGTGCGTCTCCTCCGCTCGTTAATACTGCAATTCGCTTCATACTATGTCATCCTCTCTTATTTTGATGATTCACTCGTCTGTATCCATCGAGCCAGACCAATAATTCCGGCATCATTACCGAGAAAAGCAGGCACGATGAGCTCCTGTCCACGCACTTCCTTCGAAAAAATAAACCGGTCAAAAAAATGAGTCAGCGGGTCAAACAGCACACGACCGGCAGCCGCAACCCCGCCGCCAATGACGATGCGAGCGGGGGCTGTTACGGTATAGGCATTGGCTAGCCCATATCCGAGATAATACGCCATTCTTTCTATAATTATCTTTGCTTGCAAGTCCCCTTCTTTTGCCGCCTGCACTACATCGTAAGCGGTTATGCGACCAGATTCCCTCATTACATGCACCAACATCGGCGAAACACCGGAGCTTGCCGCTTCGGTGCCATACATTCCGAGCGCCGTTGCTGACGCTTCTGTTTCCAGACAACCGACCGCTCCACAGCCGCATACACGTCCTCCGTCAGGACGCACGCACATGTGCCCGATTTCTCCAGCAAAATTAAGATGGCCGCTCACAATCTTCCCATTCGTAATCGTACCGCCACCCACCCCGGTCCCGAGTGTTACACAGAGTAAATCCGGAATGTTTTGTCCGGCCCCACGCCACGCTTCACCAAGTGCTGCCGCATTCGCATCATTTAAAATATATACAGGATCACCCAGCTTCTGTCTCGCAAGCTCGACAATCGGCTCATCCCTCCAACCAAGATTCACCGCCTGCCTCACTTTGCCTGATTCCATGTCCAGAAACCCGGGGATGCCAAGCCCTACTGCTGTAATGGCAGAGATGGCAATTTTACTATTTATGCACAAACGGGTACGCACATCCGCCAGCAGCTGTAAAAACTCATCCGGTCTGCTATTTACCGGAGTCGGGACACTCACGCGAGCCCGAACAACTCCGTTCGGCTCTACCAGTCCCGCTTTTATATTTGTACCACCTATATCATAACAGACAAACACCCGCATTCCTCCCGTCCATGCTTCTCTCCTTATTATAATAGCTTGTCACAGCCTTTTCACTTTTCCGCTTGACTTTTCCTTTCTACGCATGAGTATAATATAAAAGTTTGTACCAAACGAATTCGGCAGCCATATAATCCAGGAGGTTAAGTATATATGCAGTTTACAAGTTATGAACAGGTTGAACAAAAAATCTGGGATATCGTAGAAGAAGAGATTATTCAGGGAGATTTCATGCAGTCCCTGCTTGCAGGCCAATGGACACCTCTTCAGGTACGCGAGTTCGCCCTGCAGTACAGCTACTACAGCCGCAATTTCCCACGCGTGCTTGGTGCAGCCGTAGCAGCCGTGGAACCAGAAGACGACTGGTGGGTTCCGCTTGTTGACAACTTATGGGACGAAGGTGGACGAGGCAATCCCGCTCATTATCATTCGCTCCTCTATCATACTTTCCTTGAAACCGCTGCTCCAGATGTTCCGACGAACGAAAAATACGTTCCCGACTATCCGGTTGCTCCAGCAGCGAAAGAAGCAGTAACTGCATTTCTGATCTTCCTTCGCAATGCCACATCACTTGAAGCAATGGCATCCATTGGCTTCGGCTCTGAGCTGTTTGCAGGTAAAGTAATGGGCTTGATCGGAGAAGGATTACAGCATCCAAACTACAATACAGATCGCAAGCTCGATGTGACATTCTGGACGGTTCATGCTGATGAACACGAACCACGCCACTACCAACTGTGCAAAAATATATTAACACGCTTCACATCGCCACAGGAGCTTGAACATATGTATCGGGCCGGTGCATATGTTACACGTTCGGAAGCACGCTTCTATCAAGGATTGTACGAACGTATGCAAAGTCTTCTATAAATACATGCCAAAGGATACGCCAAAATGGGTATCCTTTTTTTATGCATATTTAAGCGTTTACTTTCTTGTATAGTACCGTTATCATACCGAAGAGATAGAATATTTTTATAAATGAAAAGAGGGAGCATGGTGGAAATTTCAACTGTTGTGTCATCCATCGCCGTCATGGCTGCCATGATTGTGATCGGTGCGCTGCTTACCCGAACCGTTCCGTTTACGGTCGAGCGAAGACAGCTACTTATGGCTATTATTATTAATGTTGCCATGCCATGTATTATTTTTCATGGCATATTTCAAACAAAAGTGGATCAGGCATTTCTGACACTTGTTCTCATTACGTTTGTCTGTTCGATTATTCTGAACAGTCTCGGAGTGGGGCTTGGCTTTCTGGCTGCTCGTGCCGCTCGCATGACACCGGATAAAGCACGCGAGATTGCACTCCTATCCGGTCTTGGCAATACCGGATTTATTGGCATCCCACTTTGCGCAGCTCTGTTCGGGCCTAAAGGTGCACTCCTGGCTGCTATTTTTGATGCAGGACTTGATTTTACGATCTGGACGCTGGGTGTTATGATACTTCAGCCTCATGTACGCATCAGCCTGCGATCGCTGCGTGAGCTTGTGAACATTCCCATGATCGCAATTTTTGTAGGAATGATTATTGCCGTTTTAAATCTTTCACCGCCACCTGTTGTGGCTCATCTAACAGAATCGCTGGCGAATCTAGCATCCCCGCTCGCTATGATGTACATCGGAATGCTCATTCCCGCACTCATTAAGAAGAAAACACCAGCTATCGGACACATCAGCATGCCGTTGGTTCTAAAACTATGTATTTTTCCTATATCCTGTGCGCTGCTGCTTAAAGTTGTATCGTTTCCGGTTGAAGTCGTTCAGACTATTATTGTCCAGACAGCTATGCCATCTATGACGCTCGCCTCGATTTTATTTGCCCGTTATTCTGCCGATGAAGAGTATGGAGCGACGATGACCGTATTTTCTACATTACTGTCCATTCCCACCATTCCTCTTATGACTGCGTTTGGATTTTATTTGCTTCAGTAACTGCATACTCATACAAAATAGCCTCTCTACTGTTTTGGGAGGCTGTTTAACGTATAAATGGACTACATTTTATACATATTCACCATAATTACAATTGTTTTTTGTTTGTAAAAACAATAAAGACTATACTTATTTTAGTATAAAAGTATGACTTTTCCCATTCAGGTCATGATATAATCATCAAAGATTCAATTATTTTTTATAGTAAAGGGGATAGCAAGTATGATGGGTTGTCCGTTTAAGGGTTTATTTGGAGATGAAAA
It contains:
- a CDS encoding TenA family transcriptional regulator, producing MQFTSYEQVEQKIWDIVEEEIIQGDFMQSLLAGQWTPLQVREFALQYSYYSRNFPRVLGAAVAAVEPEDDWWVPLVDNLWDEGGRGNPAHYHSLLYHTFLETAAPDVPTNEKYVPDYPVAPAAKEAVTAFLIFLRNATSLEAMASIGFGSELFAGKVMGLIGEGLQHPNYNTDRKLDVTFWTVHADEHEPRHYQLCKNILTRFTSPQELEHMYRAGAYVTRSEARFYQGLYERMQSLL
- a CDS encoding AEC family transporter gives rise to the protein MVEISTVVSSIAVMAAMIVIGALLTRTVPFTVERRQLLMAIIINVAMPCIIFHGIFQTKVDQAFLTLVLITFVCSIILNSLGVGLGFLAARAARMTPDKAREIALLSGLGNTGFIGIPLCAALFGPKGALLAAIFDAGLDFTIWTLGVMILQPHVRISLRSLRELVNIPMIAIFVGMIIAVLNLSPPPVVAHLTESLANLASPLAMMYIGMLIPALIKKKTPAIGHISMPLVLKLCIFPISCALLLKVVSFPVEVVQTIIVQTAMPSMTLASILFARYSADEEYGATMTVFSTLLSIPTIPLMTAFGFYLLQ
- a CDS encoding ROK family glucokinase codes for the protein MFVCYDIGGTNIKAGLVEPNGVVRARVSVPTPVNSRPDEFLQLLADVRTRLCINSKIAISAITAVGLGIPGFLDMESGKVRQAVNLGWRDEPIVELARQKLGDPVYILNDANAAALGEAWRGAGQNIPDLLCVTLGTGVGGGTITNGKIVSGHLNFAGEIGHMCVRPDGGRVCGCGAVGCLETEASATALGMYGTEAASSGVSPMLVHVMRESGRITAYDVVQAAKEGDLQAKIIIERMAYYLGYGLANAYTVTAPARIVIGGGVAAAGRVLFDPLTHFFDRFIFSKEVRGQELIVPAFLGNDAGIIGLARWIQTSESSK
- the pfkA gene encoding 6-phosphofructokinase, which codes for MKRIAVLTSGGDAPGMNAAVRAVVRRGIACDMEVYGVYHGYAGLLDGQLALMNAGSVGDIIQRGGTILYTSRCDEFRTDAGQQKAIEQLKANEIEGLVVIGGDGSFRGAHKLTEKGFPTIGIPGTIDNDIPGTEMTLGFDTAVNTVIEAIDKIRDTATSHERTYVVEVMGRHRGDIALWAGLSGGAESILIPEIEHEMDEVIQRLMDGHRRGKKHSIIIVSEGVCSASVIGDQIKEATGFDTRVTVLGHVQRGGSPSAYDRMLGSRFGARAVDLLQKGEAGRMVGIQQNRIVAVTFDDVFNGVLKTDNEMYELSKSLSI